One Gammaproteobacteria bacterium genomic window, ATCTACTGGGTGATTCACAAGAAGTGATGCTTGATATGGTTCCTTCTATTTTGCTAGAGCTGAATAGAATCGAAGGAGTGATTGGAGCTCAAGTGGATAATAGAAACCAGCGAGAGGAGTTGCGAATTCAGGTCAATAGAGAACGCGCTTATCGACTTGGTGTTGATCCAAATACAGTTGCTCAAAGTGTCAATATAGCCATGCGGGGGATGAATCTACGTGATTTGGTAACAGAAACCGGAGAAATGCCGGTGATTGTGCGATTTTATGAAACAGGTGAATTTAAGTTGGAGCAATTATTAAATTTGCCAATTAAAACTCGCAATGGCAATCAAGTTTCGTTGGAAACAGTGGCAGATGTCATTAATACCAATTCACCTCAGCAGATCAGACGATATGACCGAATGGGAGCGGTTCAAATTGATGTGGACTTGGAAACGGATGTGAATCAGACTGAAATTAAAAATAAAGTTTCAGCAATTATGTCTCAATTTTATTTTCCAAGCGGATATAGCTGGACGTTTGATAATGACACACGCAATCGAGGTGGGCAAAGTGATTCTATGGCATCAAATATCAAAGTTGCCATTGCCTTGATTTTTATTGTGATGGCGGCGTTGTTTGAATCCTTGTTATTTCCACTCTGTGTAATTAGTTCGATTCTTTTTTCATACATTGGAGTCTTTTTCTTTTTTGCTATTACCGGAACCAACTTCACAATCATGGCAGCGATTGGAATGCTGATACTAATTGGTGTGGTGGTGAATAACGGAATTGTGTTGATTGATCATATTAATCAACTCCGAATAAGGGGTCTTAATCGCTATGATGCTGTTTTACAAGCCGGGCGGGATCGTTTACGCCCGATTTTAATGACGGTATTTACGACTGTTGTCGGGTTGATTCCGCTGGCGATGAGTGTTTCGCAAGTTGGAGGACGTGGACCTGCCTATTTCCCGATGGCAAGAGCAATCATCGGCGGTTTGACTTTTTCGACGGTTGTTAGTTTGTTGGTATTGCCCAGTTTATATTGCTGGCTGGATGATTTAAGAGCATGGACAAAAGAGCGACTGAAAACCGGGACGATGGTAAAAAGTAATTAAAATGGTAAATAAAAAAGGTGCAAAACTGCACCTTTTTTAAATCCGGCTGGAATAAAATCTACGGTAAATACTCGTTAATTGCTGCAATTAACGCTTTCTCTGAAACAGGCTTAACCAAATAATCTTTAGCACCTTGGCGCATCCCCCAAACCTTATCCGTTTGCAAATTCTTGGTTGTGACCATAATAATTGGAATGTGTGAAGTCCGCTCATCTTTGGAAATCTTTCTGGTTGCCTGAAAGCCATTCAGCTCCGGCATTACCACATCCATCAAAATCAAATCAGGAATTTGTTCCTTCGCTGTGCGAACGCCTTCTTCACCGTTTGTCGCTGAAAGAACCTCATGTCCTAACTTTTCAACAATTTTTTGCATACCAAATAACTGAGATGGTGAGTCATCAACAATTAAAATTCGTGCCATTTTGTGTACCTAAATTTTATTATTCTTCAATATAATAATCGAAAAAAAGCAAATGTTAAACATTATCAAGTAAAAATTTGCATTTCATAAATTGTAAGAGACCTTCATTAGTTTCATGAAGTGTGTAATTCATGCCTTTAAAACCGCAAAAAAGTTATAATTATTTTACCTCTAAATTGACATCATTAAAAAATTATAAGTAAATGGTTCAAATTTTTTTGAGTTGTAAATGCTAGTTCTATACGGAAGAAGCGATTGTCCCTTGTGTGAAGATGCAGAGGATGTCTTAAACAGATATAATATTCGTTATCATTTTCTTGATATTGACGAAGATGAAGAGTTGTTAAGAAAATATCATACCAAAGTTCCTGTTTTGTCTAAGAATGAAGAAGAGCTTTTCTGGCCATTTACAGAAGAGAGAATACTCAAACTGATTTCCCTGAAAGAATAAATAAAGAAGTCTGAAATAACTAAAGACTTGCTGAGATAAATTATGAAAATAAAATTATTAGTGTGTGCGTTGTTCGTTGCTGTACATTTTGTCAATGCCGAACCAAATCAAAAACTGCCAAAAGAAGAAAATGGCCCTTGGATTGTTGATGTTCATTACCAAGATATCAAACAAGTAAGAAACTATGCCTCATACAATCAACCTTGGCATGTCAATACCAAAGATGAGTATTTTACTGTTTCAGTTGACAGTATTCAGGAATATGAAAATCTTTTTGCTTATGGGTTTCAAGTCGAAATCAATCAAAAACAAACTCAATCTTCACTGAGAATCAGCGATGCCATTAAAACTGCAAAAGAAAAAAATATTCCGCTAGGAACAAAAAGTATTCCGGGATTTGATTGTTATCGCACTGTAGAAGAAACATTCAATACCATGGATAATTTGGTTGCAACCTATCCTAATTTGGCAAGCATTGTTGATATTGGTGATAGTTGGGAAAAAACAACTCCCGGAGGTTTGCCGGGTTATGACTTAAGGGTTATAAAGATTACCAATTCATTAATTCCGGGTCCAAAACCTATCTTTTTTGCAATGAGTTCCATTCATGCCAGAGAGTTAACACCGGCTGAATTGAACACAAGGTTCGCTGAATATCTTTTGAATAACTATGGATCCGATGCCGATGCCACCTGGCTTGTGGACCATCATGAAATACATTTATTGTTACAAGGAAATCCGGATGGTAGAAAAATTGCAGAAACCGGTGTTTGGCAACGTAAAAATACTAATAATATTGAAGGATATTGTAATCAACCTGAGCAAACACATGGGATAGATATGAATCGTAATTTTGGCTGGAAATGGGGAGCTGGCTCTTGCGGTGGTTTCGGTTGCTCTAGTGGTTCAGTTTGTGATGAAACCTACAGAGGTCCATCTGCACAGTCCGAATATGAAAATCAGGCGATAGATGCTTATATGAAGGACTTATTTGATGATAATCGCGGAGAAGGACTGAATGATCCGGCTCCCAATGATACTCCGGGAATCTTTCTTGATATTCACAGTTATAGCGAATTAGTGATGTGGCCTTATGGTTATGATAGTCCCGGCGTCATTCCACTCGCTCCAAATCATGTACAATTTCAAACACTTGGAAGAAAACTGGCATGGTATAACGATTATCTTCCACAGGTTTCTAATGAGCTTTATGGAGCTGATGGGGCATCTGATGATAATGCTTATGGACAACTCGGTGTCGCTGCTTATGTCTTTGAGCTGGGAACATCATTCTTCCAAAGTTGTAGTGCTTTTGAAAGTACCATTTATCCCGATAATTTACACGCATTAATTTATGCGGCAAAAGTTTCCAGAACGCCTTATATCACTGCATCCGGTCCTGATGTGGAGAATTTGCAACTTTCATCCAGCGGAGTTATTGCCGGGAATAGCTTGACAATTTCAGGAACAGCAACCGACTTACACTTCTCCGCAAACAATGGAAATGAAGCGACCCAAAATATCAGTTCCGTTCAAATGTATGTCGATGAGTTACCTTGGGATGGAGGTTCAACACCTGTTACCATAGCTGCCGGAGATGGAGTTTATGATTCAAAATCGGAGTCATTTTCTGCCACAATTGACACAACCGGAATGCCCGTTGGACAACATGTAGCGTATTTTATTGCGACTGATACAGATATGGTAAAAGGTGTACCCTATGCGAAATTCTTTGAAGTTTGGGATGTTAATGATGTTGGAATTTTATCAGGAATTGTTACAGATGCTTTGAGCTCTCAGCCAATAGCAGGAGCGCAACTCATAATTAATGATATGAGCATAACTTCAAATTCCCAAGGCGAATACAGTTTTGATTTGTTACAAGGCAGTTATACTTTAACGGCAGAGAAATCCTTTTATGCAACAGCTACGTTTAATAGTCTGGCAGTTTCGGGTTTATCGACCACAACTCAAGATATTCAGTTGCAACCACTTTGTGCGTTGATTGATGATGATGTTGAAAGTTACAATTCAATTTCAGATGCAGAAACAGCCGGGTGGTCGCATGGTTCGACTCAAGGTATTGATGACTGGGGTATCAGTCTGACAGCAGGTATGAATAACAGTCAATCCTTTTATACCAATGACGTCAATACTTTTTCCGATAAGTTTTTAATATCACCAGAAATCAATATTTCGGCAAATACCACATTGGAGTTTTGGCACAAATATTCTTTTGAAGGAAGCAGTCCTTATTATGACGGCGCCGTGCTGGAAATTACTACCAATAATGGTTCAAACTGGCAGGATTTAGGGTCAGCAATGACAGAGGGTGGTTATAACGTCACTTTGGCAAGTGGCAACCCACTCGGAAGTCGTTCCGGTTGGGGTGGTTCGATCAGTTATACCAAAGTGGTAGTGGATTTGTCAGCTTATACCGGTACAACAGCAAAAATCAGATGGAGATTTGCTTCGGATGTGAGTGTCGGAGCCGGTGATTGGGATATTGATGATGTTCAAGTCTTAGATCCTTCAGCTTGTATTCCGCTACCGGATTTGATTTTTGAAAATGATTTTGAATAAAAAAATGATGAAATTTAATTTTTTTGTTATTTTGGCATTTGCACTCGCTCTTAGTTCTTGTGATAAAAATGTTCGTTATACAACGAATGGAATCAAAGTCCAGAATCTGAAACTGGTAAAAGCTTATGAAGTGGAAACTTTGGGAAAATTTGACCCTTCCGGTCTGACATATTGGGATGGTCAGTTTTATACCGTTTCAGATAAAGACAATTTTATCTTTAAACTCAAATTTGAAGATAATAAAGTCAGATTGATACCGTTTTTGGAAATTGAAAACGATAAACCCGGCAAACTTGATTTTGAAGGCATCACACATGATGATGAGTATTTTTATCTGATAAGTGAACTGCATTTTCAAATCTTAAAAATTTCCAAAGACGGCAAAACTCAGCAATGGATTCCTGATGATGAGAGTTTGAAAATCGCTGGTAAAGAATCCGGATTATTTACGACTCATAATGCCTATATTGAAGGAATTTGTTTATTGGAAGAACAAAAATTTCTTCTGGCTGCCGAAAGACAACCTCGAGGTTTTGTTGAATTTGATTTACCAAATAACGAAATCACAGCCTATCAGCAAAACGACGCTGTTTTTGAATATCACTTAAACCGATCCACTGATTTTTCGGGTTTGAGTTGTAATATAGATAAGGTATTCGTTTTAGACAGAAATGCAGAAACAATTGCTCAGTTAGAACGCCAAAATGGTCAGTTTGTTGAAACATCAGGGTTTAGTTATAGTGAAGTCATCAACCGACCAGAGTTTAGCTATCTTGACAAAGAATTTGGACTCGCCGAAGGTCTTTATGTCTCTGAAGACAGGTTCTATATCCTTCTTGACAATAACCGCATTGGCATGACAAAAGACCCTGAAAATAATAACTCATTGTTTTTGGAATTGAAAAAATAATATGCAACATATCATTTGTACCGAAAAATCAGTCGTTGATATAGAAATCAAAGCCAACGGCTTTATCAAAACTGAAAAAGATATTTTTGATGTCAGCAAAATCTGGGTGGGTCCCAGAGAGACATTAGAGACCAATGAAGATTTCAAACAAATCATTCCCTATGTGATTCTTTCATATCAGGGAAAAATAGCACTCTATCAACGCACCAAAAAAGGCGGAGAAGACCGCTTACATAATATGCATTCCATCGGCTTCGGCGGTCATATTGATGCTTTCGATCTGGCTTATCAAGATAACGGAGTTATTAATCTGGATAAAACCATCGAAAACTCAGCCCAGCGTGAAATTGATGAAGAACTCAATGTTTCAGAAATCGTTTCCAAACAACATCTCGGGTACATCTACGATGATTCCAATCCCGTCGGCCGAGTCCATATCGGCGTGGTCGAACTATGGGAACTGGCAACAAACGAAATCACCAGCAACGAAGATGAAATCCATGTTGTCGGCTTGTTTACGATTGAAGAATTAAAAGGCTTTGAAGGCGAAATGGAAAACTGGAGCGAGCATATTGTGAATGGCTTATAGATTTATTCCAAATCTCCAAACCCAACCTGTCTCAGGGCTTCAAACAACATCACCGCAACGGTATTGGATAGATTCAGGCTTCGGGAGTCGGCTTTCATCGGAAGTCTGAGTTTTTCGGTTATGCTATTCAGTTCAAGAATATCTTTCGGTAAACCTCTGGTTTCCGGACCGAAGATAAAATAATCGTCTTTTTGAAATGGAACTGTTGTGTAATTGACACTGCCTTTTGTTGTCAATGCAAACAACCTTTCGGGTCTGGCTTTGAGCATAAAATCGGCGAAATTGTCATATTCTTTGACATTGGTAAACTCGTGATAATCCAGTCCGGCACGGCGCAGAGCTTTGGTTTCCATCGCAAACCCCAATGGATGAATCAGATGAAGCTGAGCTCCGGTATTGGCACAAAGGCGAATGATGTTTCCGGTGTTGGGTGGAATTTCAGGTTCAAACAGAACGATATTAAACATAATTTTTATTGAATCAGGTCAGGTAATGGTAAAATAAAAAGCTGATAAAATACAAACATTTTTGATGTCACAAAAAAACTTTCTCAGCACAATTGATCCCTATTTGAAATTAATTCGTTTTGATCGGCCGATTGGAACTTTGTTGTTATTGTGGCCAACATTATGGGCTTTGTGGCTGGCAGCTGATGGAATTCCACCGATTAAGTATTTGGTTATTTTTTCTTTAGGTGTTTTTTTAATGCGTTCCGCTGGTTGTGCAATTAACGATATTGCTGACAGAAAATTTGATGCCAAAGTCAAAAGAACACGCAACCGACCATTAGCTCAGCAACAATTACCGGTTGTCAATGCGTTGATTATGTTTGTGGTATTGCTTTTATGTGCAGTGTTGTTGCTAACGTTTTTGAATGCGTTAGCGATTCAAATTGCAATGGTAGCAGCATTTTTTGCCATTACTTATCCGTTTATGAAACGCTATACCTATTTACCACAGGTTTATTTGGGCATTGCTTTTGCGTTATCCATTCCGATGGCTTACGCGCAGATTCAGGGGAAAATTCCAGCAGAGGCTTGGTTGTTGTTTATTGCCAATATATTCTGGACTACGGCTTATGATACGATGTACGCAATGGTTGATCGTGAATGTGATGAAAAAATTGGCGTGAAATCAACGGCAATTTTGTTTGGTGATTTGGATATTGTTATCACCCATATTATTCAGGGATTTATGATGCTGGTTTTGCTTCTGCTCGGCAGAAAACTGGATCTCAATATGTATTTTTATTTTGGCTTGCTGGCAAGTGTGGTTTTATTTGTTTATCAGAATAAATTATTACGAAGCAGAAAAACTTACAATTATTTCAAGGCATTCTTGAATAATAATTGGGTGGGAATGATCATTTTTATTGGTATTGCTATTGCAACAACAATCTAAAAATTATTCTCTGACGTTGGCAATTCGATTGAATTTGGCAACTTCTTTCAAACCGTAAATTTTAGTCACAGAGTCACTCGAAATTGAAGCGTTATGTTCTCGGATAAAGCCATCAATACTATATTGCCAGCGGGTTGATTGACCACCAATGGTAATATCTATAAAAAATTTGAAATCCGGAGCTGCATTTGGTGTTTCTTCCTTGTTGTAAAAAATTCGCTGTAATTCCTCAACAGTTTCAGCATCGGTTGCATCCAAAACCACACCATGAGCACTGCTGCTAACAACAATTTTTTCGATTGCCGGGTTTGAATCACCACAAGAAACCAGTAATGTTGCCAATATGCTAATCAATGTCAAGGAATAAAACTTTTTCATTTTTCTTCTCAATAATTTTTATAACTTTGCGAAATTGAGTGTAACTGTGAGATTGAATATTACATTCTTCTAATGTAATCTAACATATTGAGAACTGTATCACAATATCTCAATTTAAAAATTTGAAATTATCTGTGATACTTTTATTTATTAAATTTGGAATCAACGGTAATAAATCAGTGTTTGTTTCAACCCTAAGGACTAAAGTAGGTATAACCTTTTTCTTGTAAAAGCATAATGTGAGGAATGCCGTTTGGAACGGTTTCAACACCATCAATTAAGTCCAGTTCAAGTCCCTTGGTGCGTTTCAGTGTGTTGATGGTGTCGCCACAAGCCGTGAAAACCACATCTTGCATCATCAAACTCTCAATTCTGGCTCTTAATGGACTTTCTTTGGTGAGAAAATAAATCCCTTTTCCGTAAGCAACCAGCTCAATTTCGACATTATCGACCCCGAAATACTTTGAAATATTAACAATATTGGTGATGACTTCTGATTGTAAATGCTCATCACCTTTATTCATTTGAATGACCAGGCGATGGACTTTAAAATCATCATCTTCTGCGGCTTGAACCGTATTTTTTAAATTGCAGGCATTGATTAGTAAAACTAAAAGTATAAAAATTGCTTTTTTGTACATCTAAATTCCTCTGGCTTGATTTCAAATATTTTGAACCTTATTATATTGCATCTGTCGTAATACGGTCAAAAATAATAAACATGAGCATGGAAAATAATAGTCAGCAAGAAATATCAGAAACAGCAAAAATATTCCAACAGGTTAAATCATCTCTCTCACAAGAAATCTTCGGACAGGAAAAACTGGTTAACAGGTTGTTAATGGCACTATTAACTCATGGCCACTTATTAGTAGAAGGTGCTCCGGGTTTGGCAAAAACCACTGCGATCAAGGCTTTGGCAGATCGTTTGGAAGGAGATTTTAAACGCATACAGTTTACACCGGACTTGCTTCCCTCAGATTTAACAGGGACTGAAATTTATCGAGCTCAAACCGGAAGTTTTGAATTCCAGAAAGGTCCATTGTTTCATAATCTGATTCTGGCAGATGAGGTCAACCGTGCACCTGCAAAAGTCCAGTCTGCTTTGCTTGAAGCGATGGGAGAACAACAAATCACCATTGGCAGTACCACTTATCAGCTGCCCAAATTGTTTTTAGTTATGGCAACACAAAATCCGATTGAGCAGGAAGGAACTTACCCGCTTCCTGAGGCCCAATTGGACCGTTTTCAAATGCATGTAGCGATTGATTATCCCGATGCCGATACGGAAAAAGATATTCTCAAATTGGCGCAGGATAGAGATAAAGTGGGTTATCAGAAGCCATCCAAAGATTCAGTCAATTTGACTCAGCAAAATGTGTTTGATGCTCAACAGCAGGTTTTGAATTTGTATGTTGCAGAAAATCTGCAAAATTATATGGTAGAATTGATTCTTGCAACCCGCAATCCAATTAAATACGATAAATCTTTGGCTGAAATGATTAGTTTTGGTGGTTCTCCACGTGCCACAATTGCCTTGGATCGTTGTGCAAGAGCTCATGCGTTTTTACAAGGTCGTGAGCATTTATTGCCGGAAGATATTCACAATGTGATTTATGATGTTTTAAGGCATCGTTTGATTCTTAGTTTTGAAGCCGAAGTTGAAGGTATTACACCTGATAAAGTCATTGACAGATTATTGAAGGTTGTTCCAATCGCATAGTCATTGATTATGAATTCATCCACTCGTGTCACAACACAAGCATTGGTTCAACAGCAACCGCATGCAAAAAACCTGTCATTGTCAGGGCGAAAAAAAGCCAGCTCTGCGATTTCAGGTTTGCATGATTCACGATTCAGAGGTCGTGGAATGGACTATCTGGAATCGCGTGTTTATCAGGCAGGTGATGATATTCGTAACATGGATTGGTTGGTGACAGCCCGAACCGGTGAACCTCATACAAAACTTTTTCAGGAAGAAAGAGAAAGACCGATTCATATCGTTATGGATAACAATCGCTCCATGGCGTTTGGCACAAAAAACGAATTCAAATCTGTAACCGCAGCGAAGGCAGCATCGTTGTTGTCATGGGCTGCTATCAAAAATGGTGATAGAGTAGGAGTTTTAAGTTTCGGCACTCATGGAATTCATCACGAAAAACCGGTGGGTGGCAAACGTGGAATGATGCGATTGATTGCACATTTGGTAAAAACTGACGCTGCAAAAAGTGCAGATGATAAGGAAACGCCTTTAGAAGATGCTTTGCAAAGATTAAGAACCATCATCAGACCCGGTTCTTTGGTGATTATTGTCAGTGATTTTTATCATTTGGGAAAAGAAGTGAAAAGGCATTTGATTCAGCTCACCAAACATAATGACGTGATGGCTGTATTTGTTGCTGACCCTTTTGAAATCAATACGTTGCAACCCGGAACTTACGGAATCGATCAGGGACAAAGTACTGTTGTTTTAAATACCAAAAAAAGTAAAGATGTCGGAAACATGCGAAGCTATCAGAATTCGCATTTGGAAAGTGTGTTTGAGAATATTCAGAAGTCTGCTGTTTCAGTCATTCCAATTATGACTAATGATAATTTGCAGGAAAAGCTCAAGCAGTCATTGAAATCACCGGCATCTGCGTGGAGTAGTTGGAGGAATTCAATCAATGAATAGCACCGCTCCGGCTCTACAACTTCGTGATATTCACCTGCCACAAGAACCCGGATTCTGGCCTTTGGCTCCCGGTTGGTGGGTTTTGTTGGTTCTATTTTTAATTTCGTTGTATTTCGTCATCAAATGGTTTGTTGCCAGAAACAAACAAAATCGTTTGATTCAAGTTTTGCAAAACTCTTTAAATGACTCCAGAAATCGTTTTGATCAACATAAAAACAAGCATCAATTGGCATCGGAAATTTCGGTATTGTTGAAACGCTTTGTGAAACATGTTTTAGGAGATACACAGGCTGCATCTTTGAGTGGTCAGTCATGGATTAGTTACCTCAATCAATATTCAGAATCGCTTGTGTTCGACCAATATTACAATGAATTGTGCGAAGCCCAGTATTCTCCCAAAGCCGATTATGATGTTTCAGGTTTAATTGCGGTGGTGAAAAACTTTTTTCCGCAAGCATTGAAACATCAAAAGAAACTCAATAAAAAAACAAAGGTGAAAAATGTTTGAGTTTGAGTGGATTTGGGTTTTAACGCTAGCAGTTTTGCCATTGTTTGTATGGCTATTGCCAAAAGTCAGACAAAGTTCGGTCATGGCGGTACGAGTGCCTTTTTTTAGCGGATTCTGGAAATCGCTTTCCGGTGTTTCTGCTCAAAACAAATGGTGGTTGAAAGTATTGGCAATTCTTTCTTGGTTACTTTTTATCGTGGCGGCTGCCAAACCGGTTTGGATTGGTGATGCGGTTTCTTTGCCGGTTGAAGGCAGAGATTTAATGATGGCTGTCGATGTTTCCGGTTCCATGCAAGAAACAGACATGAAAATTAATGGCAATGAAGTGGATCGTTTAACCATGGTAAAACACGTTGCCGGAGATTTCATTGAAAGAAGAAAAGGCGACCGGATTGGTTTGATTTTATTTGGTCAACAAGCCTATCTGCAAACGCCTTTGAGTTTTGATTTAAAAACTGTTAACACATTACTTTCCGAATCCATGATTGGAATCGCCGGGAAAGCGACTGCAATTGGTGATGCCATTGGTTTGGCAGTCAAAAGAGTACGTGCAACAACGGATAATAACCGAATTCTGATATTACTCACCGACGGACAAAACACCGCTGGAGAGATTCACCCTTTGAAAGCGGCTGAACTGGCTGCTCAGGAGGGTTTGAAAATTTATACAATCGGAATTGGTGCGGATGAAGTTTATCGTCAGACTATTTTCGGTAATCGGCGTATAAATCCGTCTTTGGACTTGGATGAAGCGACTTTGAGAAAAATTGCCAACCAAACCGGCGGGCAGTATTTCCGAGCCAGAAACACCAAAGAGCTGGATAAAATTTACGCCATGCTTGATGAATTGGAGCCGCTGGCAAAAGAAGAACAGTTTTATCGCCCGACGGAACAGTTGTTTTTCTGGCCTTTGGGCTTTTCGATGTTGATTCTGTTAACAGTTTTAAGGTTGAAGGTGTAGCAATGGAAATGATAAGCAGTTTTTTTTCCAATTTGCACTTTATCAGACCCCAGGTGCTTTATTCTT contains:
- a CDS encoding VWA domain-containing protein: MFEFEWIWVLTLAVLPLFVWLLPKVRQSSVMAVRVPFFSGFWKSLSGVSAQNKWWLKVLAILSWLLFIVAAAKPVWIGDAVSLPVEGRDLMMAVDVSGSMQETDMKINGNEVDRLTMVKHVAGDFIERRKGDRIGLILFGQQAYLQTPLSFDLKTVNTLLSESMIGIAGKATAIGDAIGLAVKRVRATTDNNRILILLTDGQNTAGEIHPLKAAELAAQEGLKIYTIGIGADEVYRQTIFGNRRINPSLDLDEATLRKIANQTGGQYFRARNTKELDKIYAMLDELEPLAKEEQFYRPTEQLFFWPLGFSMLILLTVLRLKV